The following coding sequences are from one Lycium ferocissimum isolate CSIRO_LF1 chromosome 3, AGI_CSIRO_Lferr_CH_V1, whole genome shotgun sequence window:
- the LOC132049414 gene encoding TMV resistance protein N-like isoform X2 gives MAVTMNLVGVESHLAEVKSLLNVGFGGVCSVGIWGMGGIGKTTIAREIFDALSGQFDGSCFLANIREVSKKHGLEYLQKTLLSHILKLNSLNIGSVYEGINMIKARLHSKKVLIVLDDVDNGDQVENLIGNGNCLGSGSRIITTTRDRHLLNRHNHLYEVHLLSDSEALQLFSWHAFQTVSPEKEFEELTFHVLHYAKGLPLALKVLGAFLYGRDMVEWISALDRLKDTAEEEIVKQLRISLDGLGPKEKNLFLDIACFFRGKKEDEVIRILDGCRFHSKIGISVLAQKSLLYVSRGVIEMHDLIQEMGRQVVRQVYPDIPGRYSRLWRYEDVCDVFTENTGTEAIDGIMVPFELESLICNRSKAFRKMNCLRILIVKGDEIRYHDPIAHAIDCLPNSLQWLDWSYYHFESLPESFQPRKLVGLNMVSSSIVELWKGLKVFDSLTTINLSWSKNLQRTPDLSGTPNLQRLVLKQCVSLEEVHSSTAYLRKLTLLNLENCKSLEFLPSSIQTESLESFNLSGCLKLKEVPELSENMYSLLNLRLACTAIQELSSSIGHLSAVSILDLSFCEELVGLPANVCQLRELKVLILTGCSRLKTLPGKMGNLVKLEELYVDDTAILQLPDSILHLNKLTVLSVKKGRKTKCPFGLKLKFSQEYCLWPLKKLDLSGCNLLDKDVSHLNMFPSLSELNLSRNKFVSLKHICLPWQLQYLNLTYCEELKELPGLPPGLRELYADDFLAQDCFSMLLYSKLYLISFTNSSYEQLYSDKGNNSSLMNENCQQKIIHNTLVKIFCTFFNRNQVSLSLSLSLSF, from the exons CTGTCACGATGAATCTTGTGGGAGTGGAATCTCATTTGGCTGAAGTAAAGTCATTGTTGAATGTGGGTTTTGGAGGTGTTTGTTCTGTGGGGATATGGGGGATGGGCGGGATAGGGAAGACAACTATCGCAAGAGAGATTTTTGACGCGCTGTCTGGTCAATTTGATGGGTCTTGTTTTCTTGCAAATATTAGGGAAGTTTCAAAGAAGCATGGGTTGGAATACTTGCAAAAGACACTTCTTTCACACATCTTGAAGCTAAATTCTCTAAATATAGGGAGTGTTTATGAAGGAATCAACATGATAAAGGCTAGGCTTCATTCTAAAAAGGTTCTAATTGTCCTTGATGATGTGGATAATGGAGACCAAGTAGAAAACTTAATTGGAAATGGTAATTGCCTTGGTAGTGGCAGTAGAATCATTACAACAACTAGAGACAGACATTTGCTCAATAGGCACAACCACTTGTACGAGGTCCATTTGCTGTCTGACAGTGAAGCTCTTCAACTCTTCAGTTGGCATGCCTTTCAGACAGTGAGTCCCgaaaaagaatttgaagaaCTCACGTTCCATGTACTGCATTATGCTAAAGGTCTTCCTTTAGCTCTTAAGGTCTTGGGTGCTTTTCTTTATGGAAGGGACATGGTTGAGTGGATTAGTGCATTAGACAGATTAAAAGACACTGCAGAAGAAGAAATTGTTAAGCAACTCAGAATAAGTCTTGATGGATTGGGCCCTAAAGAGAAAAATCTGTTTCTAGATATTGCGTGTTTCTTTAGAGGGAAAAAGGAAGATGAAGTGATAAGAATCCTAGACGGTTGCCGTTTCCACTCTAAGATTGGGATAAGTGTCCTTGCTCAAAAATCACTTCTATATGTTTCACGAGGAGTTATTGAGATGCATGATTTGATACAGGAGATGGGTCGGCAGGTGGTACGCCAGGTTTACCCTGATATTCCAGGAAGGTACAGTAGACTGTGGCGCTATGAGGACGTATGTGATGTCTTTACAGAAAATACG GGCACAGAAGCAATTGACGGCATAATGGTTCCGTTTGAATTGGAATCACTTATTTGCAATAGGAGCAAAGCTTTCAGAAAAATGAATTGCCTAAGGATACTCATAGTCAAAGGGGATGAGATTCGATATCATGACCCTATTGCTCACGCTATTGACTGCCTCCCTAATAGCTTGCAGTGGCTTGATTGGTCATACTACCATTTTGAATCTTTGCCAGAAAGTTTTCAACCTAGAAAGCTTGTCGGGCTCAACATGGTTTCAAGTTCTATAGTTGAACTGTGGAAGGGGTTGAAG GTATTTGATAGCTTGACAACCATCAACCTAAGTTGGTCCAAGAATTTACAGCGAACCCCTGATCTTTCTGGGACCCCGAATTTACAGAGGTTGGTGCTAAAACAATGTGTAAGCTTGGAAGAAGTCCATTCATCAACTGCATATCTCCGGAAGTTGACTTTGCTGAATTTGGAAAACTGCAAAAGTCTTGAATTCCTTCCAAGCAGCATTCAGACGGAATCTCTTGAAAGTTTCAACCTCTCTGGCTGTCTGAAATTAAAAGAAGTTCCAGAACTCTCAGAGAATATGTATTCTCTCTTAAATCTCCGTTTAGCATGCACTGCAATACAGGAGCTAAGCTCATCAATTGGCCATCTTTCTGCTGTTAGCATACTTGATTTGAGTTTCTGTGAGGAACTTGTCGGTCTTCCAGCCAATGTTTGTCAATTGAGGGAACTAAAAGTTCTGATTCTCACTGGCTGCTCAAGACTTAAGACCTTGCCAGGTAAGATGGGAAATCTAGTAAAGCTAGAGGAACTCTATGTTGATGATACTGCCATTTTGCAACTACCAGATTCTATCCTCCACTTAAATAAGCTTACTGTCCTATCTGTGAAAAAAGGACGCAAGACTAAATGCCCATTTGGTCTGAAATTGAAGTTTTCCCAGGAATactgcttgtggccattgaaaAAATTAGATCTCAGTGGTTGCAATCTACTTGACAAAGATGTTAGTCATTTAAATATGTTTCCTTCTTTATCTGAACTAAATTTGAGCAGAAACAAGTTTGTTTCTTTAAAGCACATCTGCCTTCCTTGGCAACTACAATATCTCAACTTAACATACTGTGAGGAGCTTAAGGAACTTCCCGGACTTCCTCCAGGTCTTAGGGAACTGTATGCAGATGATTTTCTAGCCCAAGATTGTTTCAGTATGCTTCTATACTCAAAGTTGTATTTGATCTCATTTACAAACTCTAGTTACGAACAACTTTATTCAGACAAGGGCAATAACAGTTCACTGATGAACGAAAACTGCCAACAAAAAATTATACATAATACGTTGGTCAAGATTTTCTGCACGTTTTTCAATCGCAACcaggtctctctctctctctctctctctctctctttctaa